A region of the Sarcophilus harrisii chromosome 3, mSarHar1.11, whole genome shotgun sequence genome:
AACACTAAACCACCCTCTGTCATGGATGCTACATTATTTCTAGGGAGAAAAAATGTAAACATCTaataaccccccaaaaaacacaaGGCAAAATTTAGAGTGAAAGGTACTAGAAGATGGGGGAAATTAGGAAAAGCATCATAGCCTAGGAAgatctttgaaagaaataagagattcTAAAAGGTAGGGATGAGATGAGACAATTTCTTGACACGAAAGACACTGTTTTCTTGTCTTACTCAGAATGGTAAGAATAAATTTAGAAACTGAGTAGTTTCAGGAAGTCTATAAGGGCATTAACCATTGAGAGGGCTagcagaaaagaaatgagagggacGAGGAGGATAAAGCCCGGAAAAGTCAAAGTCAAAAGTCAGCTTTCGCAATGTGCtcccctcaattttatttttctttgacaccTTCAATCTCTCAATTCCTGACTTTATTTTCTCCTGTCTTTACATGTCCAAGTGATCCCTCACTTGAAAAGTAAGCCCTTTCCTTAATCTGATCCCTAAGTCTGCCTAGTCCCTCTATTTCTCGCCATTATTTTGGGGTCagacttcttttttaaatttttctttctttttttttgttaaagctttttattttcaaatcatatgcatggattaattttcaacattgatagGATCAAACTTCATATGTCATTGGCAGTTGTTGTCATCCAGTctcatctcttcctccccccaatcTCTTCTAAAAgaatcattttgacttttgtctccACCAAAAGTCCCTCACAAATCTATggaatcagatgaaaaaaatgacctTTACTGAAAGCTTGTTTTTGGTCTTCTCTCTGTACAATTTTTCATTGCTCTCCATTCCTAACTTCTTGAAATCTCATTCCCTTGGCCTCCATAACTTGAAATGactttacttttttctctaaaactgtttcttctgacttcattaatgactctcccctttttctcctaTCCCTTAAATGTGGATGTTCCATTTCCCCCTCCAAACTCTACTCCAAGCGTCCAGTTGTATGCCATTCTATATGACTGATCTATCAAAAAGACACatattaagcccctactgtgtgctaggcttAGTTCTAAGTGTTGAAGGtgcaaataatgaaataatcctCGCTTTCAAAGATCTTCCATCCTAGTGGACTGATGTACTATCATGCACAAAATGCACATAAAGAGAATTGATATAAGTTGCCTTTTGCATCCTTTATATTCCATttaatgcttcctttttttctcttctcatgaaaagatccatcttccatctttgggcattttctctggctgtccctcaAGTCTGGTttgctctctctcctcccttctgccTCACTGAATCCCCGGTTCCTCCTAAAGCTCAGCTCGAGCATCACTTCTGCTGGATCCCCAGCTGCTCATGCTTTACGTTCCAAAGTGACCTTCCATCTGCTGTGATAGTATCCATTATATATGAATTTGCACTCATAGTTTCTCTCCTATTACAAGGACAGGGGTATTTTGAGTTTGGTATCCCCAGCACCACAATTGTTGATTAATTGAACAGAATTTCAGAGCCTGCTGGAAATGAATACAAGCTAGACAAATACCAGTAATGTATTCAAGTAACTTCCCAATAAGTGGATTTCTACTTTCTGATTTCTAAGCTCTAGATAGTGAGATAATGTCCACACTGGATTTGACAACCCTTAAAACTCTATGCAAaagtgatatataataatatttatgactACCTTCCTCATCTTCCAGAGCTTGTGTCCCAGGTGCTGCTCCCTAAGTGACCTTTGAGTGTCTAGGAGTCTGGGAGGTAGCAGACTTTTGGTTTTCCTGTAATTGTGACAGCCCCCTGGCATTCAGTGGGACAGAGGCTGAAGGTTCATCCACTTGCTGTGTCCCAGGGGTGGGGCACGTGATGTCACACTCACCTGTGATACCCAAGTCCAAAGATCCTGGCAATTTGAAACTCAGAAggctggagccaagatggtgaagaccTGGGCCATCCCGTGCTCTCGGACACCTTGAAGATGTTTTACTGGAAGACCAACTTGGAAGCCCTTTGGAGGATTTCCAATCTCACCCCCTTTACCCAGAAGCACCTGAAGAAGGTCTACGCCAGCCTTGCCCTCTGCATGCTGGTGGCAGCCACGGGTGCCCACCTGAATGTGGCGGCCCACCTCTTCGAGGCCGGCTTTCTCTCAGCGCTGAGCTCCTTTGTGATTCTCTTCTGGCTGCTGATCACCCCCCACCGAGATGACACGGAGCCCAAGAGATTGCTCCTGCTGGGGGGCTTCGCTTTCCTCATCGGGGTCGGGCTGGGCCCTGAGCTGGACTCCTGCATCGACACTGACCCCAACATCGTCCCTTCCTCCTTCATGGGCACAGTGATGACCTTCAGCTCCTTCACCCTGAACGCCTTCTACGGCCGCTGCCTCGGCTGTCTCTGCCTGGGGGGCATCCTGCTGTCCGCCCTCACCCTATTGCTCGTCTCTTACCTGGGGAACCTCTTCTTCCTGTCCAGCTGGCTCTCCCAAGCCAACATGTACATCGGACTGGCATTTCTGTGCGGACTAGTGATCTTCGACACGCAGCTCATCATCgagaaggcagagagaaaggacGAAGACTACATTTGGCACTGCATGGACCTGTTCCTGGACTTTGTTACCCTCTTCAGGAAATTCATGGTGattattgaaatgaatgaaaagggcAAGTTGAAAAGGCAATAAAAAGACAACCATCTGACATTTTTCTCCTTGGCTCTTTTCTTACAAacccaaattttctctttgtaccaACAGCAGGAGGcatatcaatgaaaaagaaaggcattgattaaaaaaaaataaagctttggCCCTCTCTTGTTTTCTattatgtcatttttttaaaattagaaaacatcagatcttttaaaattctggcCTTTTGGTTCCTGGGTTTCCATTTATCACCTCTTCCCTACCCTTTCCCTTCATCTGCCATTCTTTTCTCCATCCAACCAGAGTCCTAACTAGGGTTGGACAACAGAACTTTTCCCCAGTGGTTCAGTCTAGAGGAGAAACACCAAGGTTGGAAGAAGATAAGCTTTGGGGTAGAGACGATGACC
Encoded here:
- the LOC100914907 gene encoding bax inhibitor 1-like, encoding MFYWKTNLEALWRISNLTPFTQKHLKKVYASLALCMLVAATGAHLNVAAHLFEAGFLSALSSFVILFWLLITPHRDDTEPKRLLLLGGFAFLIGVGLGPELDSCIDTDPNIVPSSFMGTVMTFSSFTLNAFYGRCLGCLCLGGILLSALTLLLVSYLGNLFFLSSWLSQANMYIGLAFLCGLVIFDTQLIIEKAERKDEDYIWHCMDLFLDFVTLFRKFMACEERPFRISDSA